The following proteins are co-located in the Anser cygnoides isolate HZ-2024a breed goose chromosome 2, Taihu_goose_T2T_genome, whole genome shotgun sequence genome:
- the ZFTRAF1 gene encoding zinc finger TRAF-type-containing protein 1 — protein MCAGCFIHLLADARLKEEQATCPNCRCEISKSLCCRNLAVEKAVSELPSECAFCAQQFPRSLLERHQKEECQDRVTQCKYKRIGCPWQGPFHELTVHEAECTHPTKTGNELMEILDEMDQTRKKEMQLYNSIFSLLSFEKIGYTEVQFRPYRTDDFITRLYYETPRLTVLNQTWVLKARVNDSERNPNLSCKRTLSFQLILKSKVNSPLECSFLLLEGPYDDVKINPVIYHFVFTNENNETEYMPLPIVDSVECNKLLAAKNINLRLFIFQIQK, from the exons ATGTGCGCCGGCTGCTTCATCCACCTGCTGGCGGACGCGCGGCTGAAGGAGGAGCAGGCCACCTGCCCCAACTGCCGCTGCGAGATCAGCAAGAGCCTCTGCTGCCGCAACCTGGCCGTGGAGAAGGCGGTGAGCGAGCTGCCCTCCGAGTGCGCCTTCTGCGCCCAGCAGTTCCCCCGCTCGCTGCTCGAGCGGCACCAGAAGGAGGAGTGCCAGGACAG GGTGACGCAGTGCAAGTACAAGCGCATCGGGTGCCCGTGGCAGGGCCCCTTCCACGAGCTGACGGTGCACGAGGCCGAGTGCACGCACCCGACCAAGACGGGCAACGAGCTGATGGAGATCCTGGACGAGATGGACCAAACGCGCAAGAAGGAGATGCAGCTCTACAACAGCATCTTCAGCCTGCTCAGCTTCGAGAAGATCGGCTACACAG AGGTGCAGTTCCGCCCGTACCGCACGGACGACTTCATCACGCGGCTGTACTACGAGACGCCGCGCCTGACGGTGCTCAACCAGACGTGGGTGCTGAAGGCGCGCGTCAACGACTCGGAGCGCAACCCCAACCTCTCCTGCAAGCGCACCCTCTCCTTCCAGCTCATCCTGAAGAGCAAGGTCAACTCGCCGCTGGAGTGCTCCTTCCTGCTGCTCGAGGGGCCCTACGACGACGTCAAGATCAACCCGGTCATCTACCACTTTGTCTTTACCAATGAGAACAATGAGACGGAGTACATGCCGCTCCCCATCGTGGACTCGGTGGAGTGCAACAAGCTGCTGGCGGCCAAGAACATCAACCTGCGCCTTTTTATATTCCAGATCCAGAAGTAG